A DNA window from Pungitius pungitius chromosome 1, fPunPun2.1, whole genome shotgun sequence contains the following coding sequences:
- the LOC119221695 gene encoding tyrosine-protein phosphatase non-receptor type 18, translated as MPIQRRRFIVREDSAYRRRRADRDSPLTAMNDTYAVVNKPPKPLPPAADPAYSLVAPPKFSRTLPLSHHYDNDPAGASVAPVYSVVRPRAKPPLATPLYDEEYPLSPGSSQIDHDYEDLSPTEADVIGLPGGIGFNCRIQKPKGPRDPPAEWSRLER; from the exons ATGCCAATCCAGCGCAGACGGTTTATAGTCAGAGAGGACTCAGCCTATCGTAGGAGACGAGCTGACAG GGACTCGCCGCTGACTGCCATGAATGACACGTACGCTGTGGTCAATAAGCCCCCAAAGCCCCTCCCACCTGCAGCTGACCCCGCCTACTCCCTCGTAGCCCCGCCCAAATTCAGCAG AACTCTACCTTTGTCCCATCACTATGACAACGACCCTGCCGGAGCATCAGTTGCTCCTGTGTACAGCGTTGTCAGACCTCGAGCTAAACCGCCCTTGGCCACACCTCTCTATGACGAGGAGTATCCCCTGAGTCCAG GATCATCACAAATCGACCACGATTATGAGGACCTATCCCCTACGGAGGCCGACGTCATCGGATTACCTGGTGGCATCG GGTTTAACTGTCGTATTCAGAAGCCAAAAGGACCCAGAGACCCTCCAGCTGAGTGGAGCCGACTGGAGAGATGA